One genomic window of Micropterus dolomieu isolate WLL.071019.BEF.003 ecotype Adirondacks linkage group LG14, ASM2129224v1, whole genome shotgun sequence includes the following:
- the LOC123982798 gene encoding dynein axonemal assembly factor 3-like, which produces MSAGRASEGAGCITWWGFSPARDLLRTGPVRLEGEVNVLLVGSGDPRHILKTIAGVQNEESLHVWVIENSMEEVARQLLLLYLALMPQESMGNNEKTEVFLEVFGNSEIRSQTEETLRHAASQLSVSVTETLETPTHSCLNTTFLKFKERDELARIFKLWIQPQSSASSSECPAPIIMSKAWDYRVRQHLGTRYNAKRGCFDWDLSMKLHEKGCGVINKQQYVRWRERGLAFEMREGVYQITNPSLLSSRVFSQKGDKVAVRGYWGDIVSSPYLSFGIETDDKSLLKTQNGQHVKTAQDVSFANVQALFWSLSSRRGCTTTSQSDTEAEKPSPQTDRKSVTINDLMHLNGISVTFLPMGSLHKLPEKQKYSHFFNTIYFSASCVHQLGPTIRQIAAPDAVLVVELAKYILDLSKEQEAGFAKKVVSIALQAEFEPWQDGKRDDVHAVFIPQKK; this is translated from the exons ATGAGTGCTGGACGAGCATCTGAGGGCGCGGGCTGCATCACTTGGTGGGGCTTCAGTCCTGCGCGCGACCTGCTGAGAACTG GCCCTGTGAGACTTGAAGGGGAAGTAAATGTTTTACTGGTTGGCAGTGGAGATCCACGACATATTTTGAAGACCATTGCTGGTGTGCAGAATGAAGAAAGCCTTCAC GTGTGGGTGATAGAAAACAGCATGGAGGAGGTAGCCAgacagctgctgctcctctaCCTGGCACTGATGCCCCAGGAAAGCATGGGAAATAATG AGAAGACAGAAGTTTTCCTGGAGGTATTTGGGAACAGTGAGATCCGCAGTCAGACTGAAGAGACACTGAGACATGCAGcatcacagctctctgtgtctgttaCTGAAACACTGGAGACGCCCACACACTCCTGTCTGAACACAACTTTTCTCAAG TTCAAGGAGCGAGATGAACTGGCCAGGATATTCAAATTGTGGATCCAGCCTCAGTCTTCAGCATCTTCATCTGAATGTCCTGCTCCTATCATAATGTCCAAAGCCTGGGATTATCGGGTCAGGCAGCACCTTGGGACACGTTACAACGCCAAGAGGGGCTGCTTTGACTGGGACCTTTCAATGAAACTGCATGAGAAAGGG TGTGGCGTCATCAACAAACAACAATATGTGCGATGGAGGGAACGGGGTTTGGCTTTCGAAATGAGGGAGGGCGTCTACCAAATAACAAATCCAAGTTTGCTCTCTTCAAGAGTGTTCAGTCAG AAAGGGGACAAAGTAGCTGTCAGGGGCTACTGGGGAGACATTGTTTCCAGTCCCTACCTCTCCTTTGGCATTGAAACTGATGACAAGAGCCTGCTGAAGACACAGAATGGGCAGCACGTCAAG ACAGCCCAGGATGTCTCCTTTGCAAATGTACAGGCATTGTTCTGGTCCCTGTCCAGTAGACGGGGCTGCACCACTACTTCTCAGTcagacacagaggcagagaaGCCATCCCCACAGACAGACCGGAAATCTGTCACCATTAATG ACTTGATGCATCTGAACGGGATCTCTGTGACCTTCCTGCCTATGGGCTCACTTCACAAACtgccagaaaaacagaaatactcCCACTTCTTTAACACCATCTATTTCTCTGCCAG CTGCGTACACCAGTTGGGCCCGACGATAAGACAGATTGCAGCACCAGACGCTGTGCTCGTCGTGGAATTGGCCAA GTACATTTTGGATCTGAGCAAAGAGCAAGAAGCTGGCTTTG